Proteins from a single region of Chryseobacterium sp. W4I1:
- a CDS encoding serine hydrolase, protein MKIKLLFVLVFLAHICHAQIEGTWNGELDIQNMKLPIILKVKKDTKGYTSLLNSPKQSDKNIEVDKTEFSNNELSFDIKKINASYKGILRDDHFEGNLIQNGKILPLNLFRHLPASENPDVQYLNGKAINKDKIDNFLDYIGQENQSIGSVSVFRNGIQEYHKDFGQQQIKDLTYNKNTQYHIGSISKMITAVMLMQLVENGKLNLNEKLSKFYPGIPNAQKITIHQMLNHTSGLGDYVGEPKDNWLFGKTVGDKAIIATIKKQGTSFEPGKKMMYSNSAYFLLSRILEKLYAQPYNIILKEHITEKAGMKYTFSVLDNPKNVFKSYKFTDSSWKEVPDFNFHNCIGLGDIVSTTEDMNIFMNALFNGSFIKKETLEMMTSNKEEKFFGPGIVKVPFYNIIAYGHGGDTAGSHSILTYEPKDKLAFAVTINGENLHHNDLYIGIQNLLYGRDYKYPSSVEGKQDSGLEKYAGEYESKDIPVPLNVFSKNGVLFAQGKGQPEFPLKNIEKNKFSFEGGITILFITENNQMQLTQNGKTYVFNKKQ, encoded by the coding sequence ATGAAAATCAAATTATTATTTGTGCTGGTTTTTCTGGCACATATTTGTCACGCCCAAATCGAAGGAACCTGGAACGGGGAACTTGATATCCAGAATATGAAACTTCCAATAATTCTTAAGGTCAAAAAAGATACTAAAGGATATACTTCTCTGCTTAACAGTCCTAAACAAAGTGACAAAAATATTGAGGTAGATAAAACGGAATTCAGCAATAATGAACTGAGTTTTGACATAAAAAAAATAAATGCGAGCTATAAGGGTATTTTAAGAGATGATCACTTTGAAGGCAACCTAATCCAAAACGGAAAAATTCTTCCTTTAAATCTTTTCAGACATCTTCCTGCTTCTGAAAATCCAGATGTTCAATACCTTAATGGAAAAGCCATTAATAAAGATAAAATAGATAATTTTCTGGATTATATTGGACAGGAAAACCAGAGTATCGGAAGTGTATCTGTTTTCAGGAACGGAATTCAGGAATACCATAAAGATTTTGGCCAGCAGCAGATAAAAGATCTTACGTATAATAAGAATACACAATATCATATAGGTTCTATCAGTAAGATGATCACAGCTGTAATGTTGATGCAGCTTGTTGAAAATGGAAAACTAAACCTGAATGAAAAACTTTCAAAGTTTTATCCCGGAATCCCAAATGCACAAAAGATCACCATTCATCAGATGTTGAATCACACTAGCGGACTTGGTGATTATGTAGGTGAACCGAAGGATAATTGGCTTTTTGGGAAAACGGTAGGTGATAAAGCTATTATTGCCACAATCAAAAAACAGGGTACAAGCTTTGAGCCGGGAAAGAAAATGATGTACTCTAATTCAGCCTACTTTCTTTTAAGCAGGATCCTTGAAAAACTTTACGCCCAGCCTTATAATATAATTTTAAAAGAACACATTACTGAAAAAGCAGGAATGAAATACACATTTTCTGTATTGGATAATCCTAAAAATGTTTTTAAATCCTATAAATTCACTGATAGCAGCTGGAAAGAGGTTCCCGATTTCAATTTCCATAATTGCATAGGACTGGGTGATATTGTCTCTACTACAGAGGATATGAATATTTTTATGAACGCTCTATTCAATGGCAGTTTCATTAAAAAAGAAACCCTTGAAATGATGACCTCTAACAAGGAGGAGAAGTTTTTCGGACCCGGAATTGTGAAGGTGCCTTTCTATAACATTATTGCTTATGGCCACGGCGGTGATACTGCCGGCTCACACTCTATACTAACTTATGAACCAAAAGACAAACTTGCTTTTGCGGTAACAATAAATGGAGAAAACCTTCATCATAATGATCTTTACATTGGAATTCAAAATCTTCTTTATGGAAGAGATTACAAATATCCATCATCTGTTGAAGGAAAACAAGATTCCGGATTGGAAAAATATGCTGGAGAATATGAATCTAAAGACATTCCGGTTCCATTGAATGTATTTTCTAAAAACGGAGTGTTATTTGCACAAGGAAAGGGACAGCCGGAATTTCCATTGAAAAATATTGAGAAAAATAAATTCAGTTTCGA
- a CDS encoding YIP1 family protein, which yields MNWKTIFNPFERFDDKLLLVVGLFTVAAAILTGYWTGTCFSSIYKISSLEQVTLQAVAIPTLVSFAFAIVVLFILGKILNTKTRFIDIVNTVLISQLFLIILQSTEKISIIKEAPKRVMSHQADPSTPLPVLDIAVMLTMAFFTIIILIYSITIYYNGFKTATNIKKWQHIVLFTAVSLIMTLICQILTSKYF from the coding sequence ATGAACTGGAAAACAATTTTTAATCCTTTTGAAAGATTTGATGATAAACTACTGCTTGTTGTAGGGCTTTTTACTGTAGCTGCTGCCATTCTAACAGGATATTGGACGGGTACTTGTTTTAGCAGTATTTATAAGATAAGCAGCTTAGAACAGGTAACTCTTCAAGCTGTAGCTATACCTACTTTGGTCAGTTTTGCTTTTGCTATCGTTGTTCTCTTTATATTGGGAAAGATCCTGAATACCAAAACAAGGTTCATTGATATTGTCAACACTGTATTAATTTCCCAGTTGTTTCTGATTATTTTACAGTCTACAGAGAAGATATCCATTATCAAAGAAGCTCCGAAAAGAGTAATGAGTCATCAGGCAGATCCTTCCACACCACTGCCTGTCTTAGATATTGCAGTAATGTTGACAATGGCATTCTTTACTATTATTATTCTGATTTACAGTATAACCATCTATTACAACGGTTTCAAAACAGCTACCAATATTAAAAAATGGCAGCATATTGTTCTTTTTACGGCTGTATCGCTGATCATGACTTTAATATGCCAAATTTTAACATCTAAATACTTTTAA
- a CDS encoding prephenate dehydrogenase, whose amino-acid sequence MKISIIGAGLIGGSMALKLREKGMADFIYGIDNNQQHINEALKLSIIDAGTDLEYGVKNADFIIVAIPVDAARKLLPKVLDLVSDKQTVMDAGSTKAGIVNAVRNHPNRSRFVAFHPMWGTENNGPTSAVAESFSGKAGVICNKEESAADALQLVEKVAENLDMHLIYMDAEDHDIHTAYISHISHITSYALANTVLEKEREEETIFQLASSGFSSTVRLAKSHPEMWVPIFKQNKENVLDVLNEHITQLRKFKAALEKENYEYLEELITNANRIRGILR is encoded by the coding sequence ATGAAAATAAGTATTATTGGTGCAGGTTTAATCGGGGGATCGATGGCTTTAAAATTAAGGGAAAAAGGCATGGCGGATTTCATCTATGGGATCGATAACAACCAGCAGCACATCAATGAAGCACTGAAACTCAGCATTATTGATGCCGGCACAGACCTTGAATATGGAGTGAAAAATGCTGATTTTATAATCGTAGCCATTCCTGTAGATGCTGCCAGAAAGCTTCTGCCCAAAGTGCTCGATCTTGTGTCTGACAAACAGACTGTGATGGATGCCGGATCCACAAAAGCAGGCATTGTAAATGCCGTGAGAAACCACCCGAACCGTTCCAGATTCGTAGCTTTTCACCCAATGTGGGGTACCGAAAATAATGGTCCTACTTCTGCAGTTGCTGAAAGTTTTTCAGGAAAAGCCGGAGTAATCTGCAATAAAGAAGAGTCTGCAGCCGATGCTCTGCAGCTGGTAGAAAAAGTTGCCGAAAATCTTGATATGCACCTGATCTACATGGATGCAGAAGACCATGATATTCATACAGCCTATATCTCACATATTTCACATATCACCTCTTATGCTCTTGCCAATACAGTTCTGGAAAAAGAACGTGAAGAAGAGACCATTTTTCAGCTTGCCAGTTCCGGTTTTTCCAGTACGGTACGTCTTGCCAAGTCCCATCCTGAAATGTGGGTGCCCATCTTTAAACAAAACAAAGAAAATGTCCTGGACGTTCTGAATGAGCATATAACCCAGCTCAGAAAATTCAAGGCGGCACTGGAAAAAGAAAATTATGAATACCTTGAAGAACTGATTACTAATGCGAACCGGATCAGAGGTATATTGAGGTAA
- a CDS encoding DUF2089 family protein has protein sequence MKLPTVCPSCDNTLNVSQMKCPNCSTEVSGDYELPVLLKLNREEQEFVLNFFLSSGSIKEMAKQAGLSYPTMRNKMDDLITKVDQLKTNL, from the coding sequence ATGAAACTTCCTACAGTTTGTCCGAGCTGTGACAATACTTTAAATGTAAGCCAAATGAAATGCCCAAACTGTAGCACAGAAGTCAGCGGCGACTACGAACTTCCCGTTTTGCTTAAACTAAACCGTGAAGAACAGGAATTTGTACTCAACTTTTTTCTTTCCAGCGGGAGCATTAAGGAAATGGCCAAGCAGGCCGGACTATCCTATCCTACCATGAGAAACAAAATGGATGACCTCATTACTAAGGTTGATCAGTTAAAAACGAATTTATAA